Proteins encoded within one genomic window of Columba livia isolate bColLiv1 breed racing homer chromosome 1, bColLiv1.pat.W.v2, whole genome shotgun sequence:
- the COPS7A gene encoding COP9 signalosome complex subunit 7a — protein sequence MAAEGKVTGQSQEQFLLLAKAARGAALASLIHQVLEAPGIYVFGELLDMPAVRELADSEFSPVFRLLTIFAYGTYADYLAEAANLPPLTEAQKNKLRHLSVVTLAAKIKCIPYSVLLEQLQLKNVRQLEDLVIEAVYADVLRGSLDQRNQRLEVDYSIGRDIRREELSTISRTLQEWCQGCEVVLSGIEEQVSRANQHKEQQLALKQQIESEVANLKKTIKVTTAAAAAATSQDPEQHLTELREPAPGTNQRQASKKTSKAKGLRGSAKIWSKSN from the exons ATGGCGGCCGAGGGGAAGGTGAcggggcagagccaggagcagttcctgctgctggccaaggcGGCCCGCGGCGCCGCCCTCGCCAGCCTCATCCACCAGGTCCTGGAGGCCCCGGGCATCTACGTCTTCGGGGAGCTGCTGGACATGCCCGCCGTCCGGGAG ctGGCCGACAGCGAGTTCTCCCCCGTGTTCCGCCTCCTGACAATCTTCGCCTACGGCACCTACGCGGACTATCTGG CTGAAGCAGCAAACCTCCCTCCCTTGACAGAGGCTCAGAAGAACAAACTGAGGCACCTGTCAGTCGTCACTCTGGCTGCCAAGATCAAG TGCATCCCTTACtcagtgctgctggagcagttacAGCTGAAGAACGTCCGACAACTGGAGGACCTTGTGATTGAGGCTGTGTATGCAGATGTGCTGCGAGGGAGCTTGGATCAGCGGAACCAGCGCCTGGAGGTGGATTACAGCATTGGGAGGGACATCCGGAGGGAGGAGCTGAGCACCATCAGCCGCACGTTGCAGGAGTG GTGCCAGGGCTGCGAGGTTGTCTTGTCAGGCATTGAAGAGCAGGTTAGCCGGGCCAACCAGCATAAAGAGCAACAGCTGGCACTTAAGCAGCAGATAGAGAGTGAG GTGGCAAACCTGAAGAAGACAATTAAAGTgacaacagcagctgctgcagcagccacatCACAAGACCCAGAACAGCACCTAACAGAGCTCAGGGAGCCGGCTCCTGGCACCAACCAGCGCCAGGCGAGCAAGAAAACTTCCAAAGCCAAAGG gcTCCGAGGCAGTGCAAAGATTTGGTCTAAATCAAACTAG